The Periplaneta americana isolate PAMFEO1 chromosome 14, P.americana_PAMFEO1_priV1, whole genome shotgun sequence region AAGTGGAAGATGTGAAGTTGCCGAATGATGAAAAAGTGGATGTGATTGTGTCAGAATGGATGGGGTTTTATCTGCTCCATGAAGGCATGTTAGATTCCGTGTTGCATGCCAGGGATATCCATCTGAAAGCAGGTGGCAAACTCTTCCCTGAGGAGGCAAAACTTTGGTGCGCACCCTGCAGCTTGCCCGCGTTATATGACTTTTGGGACAATGTGGAAGGGGTTCGAATGCACACTGTGGGGCAGGAATGGCGTAGACAGAAGAGCCAGGAGCCACAGATCCTTGACGTGCCTTCCTCTGACATCCTAGCTGATCCTAGCAAAGTGTGTTCTTTTGACTTGTACACTTGCACAGCAAGAGATCTGGACTCGATATCAAAAAGGTTTGTTCTGCCAGCGAACCGTGAAGGGCAGTACCAGGGGTTGTGTGTTTGGTTTTCGTGCGTGTTCCCTTCTTTTGATGATGAGGATCCTGTTGTGCTGAACACCGCATCTAATGCAGAGTCTACGCATTGGAAACAAACTGTGGTGATGCTGCCAAATGAACAGGAAGTGGAGGAGGGGACGCCTATGGCCTGGGAGTTGAAACTGGAGAGGAGCGGTGGCAACTGTAGACACTATAACATCGAGTTCACTGAGCTGGACCCAGAGTGCGTGCAGCACCCTGTACCGTGCATGTGTTACATGACCAAGTGCATTGTCATGCGTGCATGTCTGGAGCAGAGTGGCGCCTGGCCTGATGGAGAGATTGGGGATGGAGACAACAATGATACTGATGCTGGTTAGTATGAGCTGCTCCACTTCATGTTTGTATTCTAGGTAcagtggcggccgggtagctcagttggtagagcagctgggtacggactggaaggtccggggttcgatcccaggtggtgacaggattttttctcgttgccaaactttcagaacggccctaaGGTTCACTCATCCTCcttttggaattttcaagttaaagaaacgataaaaaaaatctgttcctccattcactgtttgagttgcttcagaaacttcttgccccagcaactaaaacttatccTAGTAcagaccctagtaatgccgcacttcgattattgtgacgttttgttaagtgacctaagttctgaactgtcagtcaagttacagtgagtgcgtcagatacgtgtgcaacatccgacgatatgatcacatatcaccgtccttcgcaagtctttcgtggctccgacttaaagaatgcagaactttacactctttgtcattgctctttcgaattctgcacacttcaacaccaaattacctttcgtctcgtttctcttatctatactctaaccatgacataaataccagatcacttatctgtggcacgctaagtatacctcttcatagaacgtctcgttattcatcatcttttacagtatccacctcgcagcaatggaattccctgtcacaaagtattaggggctgcaagacaataaatacttttaaaatcagcttaaaagataacctttttagcatttcactccaatcatattggGTCAAGTGAATAAAGTCTAGCAAATGCTTTTACTAGTACATTTTAGGCAAAAGCTACTAATATTAGTGAATAACATCTAAGATAAAGCTTTTGCTAAATAAAAAGATCTAGCGGTACTAGTAAAAGCTAAATTTTCCAGCATATACTAGAAAAAGTGCGAATAAAACCAagcattgtcttgattttattagCAATTGCTTAAAAAATTTTAAGTGTGGGTCAACGCAGACTTAAAGGCTTCAGTCTTTTTCTAAACTTTCATCTGAGATGGCGGGATTTATGCAGTTGAGGTCTCCCAAGTTCTACAGGGAACGAGTAAGGACCAGGGAAGAAGACTACTATGATTTCTACACGTTTAATGAGGAGAATGTGGAATGGATTGCTAATTATTTTCTTGGTGCGACGAACGAATCCAGAGGTGGTGCCTTGTCTTCCAAGCAAAGGACGGAAATCTTTCTTCGCTCTGTAAGTGACCCTGGATTTCAGGAAGGTATTGGAAAGGACATTGGAGTGCATAGGACGACTGTCTGCAAAACGGTGAGTTTTGTATTTGGCAAAATTGTGAAAAGTCTCACTTATGGATTAAATTCCCTAGAGGTAATAATGAACTCAATACTGCCAGAAAAGAATGGGCAGAAAAGTATCAATTTCCCAGCGCCGTAGGAGACGTAGATTGTACTCATGTCCACATTGTGAAGCCATCACATAACGGGGATGAGTATATAAACAGAAAAGGCGAGGCTACTATCAATGTGCAAGCTGCCTGTAATGCTAgggaacaatttacaagtataGATGCTCAATGGCCGGAATCAGTCCACGGTAATAGAATTCTGAAACGCTCTGATATCTACCGTGCAATGAACAACCAGGAGGATTATGTACTTCTTGGTGACAGTGGTTACGGAATAACTCCCTTGCTGTTTACACCGTATAGACGACCCAACACTCCTCAAGAAATAGCCTACAACAACTTGTTTACAAAAGAGCGGGTAATAATCGAGAGGTGCTTTGGGCAACTAAAAATAAGATTTCCTATCTTAAATCATGTGAGAGTTAAACTGGATAAGGTACCTGCTATAGCCGTTAGTTGTGCCGTACTTCATAACATAGCCAAATACTTGAGGGATCCCAACCACTTTGAAGGAGATGAAGGAAATCAGATTGATGAATTTGAAGATGATCTTAAAGAAGGATTTGAGACATCTGGGACAAAGGAAGAGAGATGACATAAAGgaagttatttataatttaagacTTTAGTTGTATTTCAATCCAAACTTATGaaaatttcattgtttttacaattattattaatttaaattcaagagATGTTTTCATTCTGTGACCATTCACAAAACTGTATAAGTTAAGTAATTACTCTCACGTGTTACTTAGCCTATCGTTTTTCAGTCCCTCTAATATTaacatctctttttctttttgaatttttGTCAGCTGTAATTGTTCCAATAAAAGAAGTCAAGTCACTTGTCGTCAAATTCTTCGTTTCCTCTGTTTTCGTGAGAAAGAACTTGGACTTTTTTTAGGTGGCGATGGTGGGGAAAATTCTGAAGTAACTTGGGGTGCCTCAGAACAATTACCAACAGTTAGGActcctaaaatgaaaaaaaaaaatagtaatgtaaactttcaaaatttttaatgtctcATACttgtttaaataagtaaataaaattattttgactcGTATGGAATTTTACTGAAGACAGGATTTTGATCCAAAGTCAGTATATCTAGAAGCTCTTTTTCCCATGGCTTTAGGACGATTTTCTTGTTACCTGTCACTGTTTTATCCGTTTTCTTTTTTACCACTGCTTTCATATTCTGGACTTTCTCCTTCAATTGCTCCTGAAGTAGTTCTTGCTGATATTCATTCACGATCTCTCCCCATGCTTGTTCTTTTATACCTTTGATCATAGGAATCtgtgatttattaaaaatcacaGGATGCTTGCTCAAAATAGTCACAAGCCTTGCTCGGGAATCGCTTCCACAATCGTCAGCATATTTACTTTCGGAAGAAGACATTTTTAAAACTACACATCTGAACTAACCCAGAGTCGAActaaatatatattaaagaaaaCATCTGAATTAACCCAACACAGagtcaaactaaagaaaacaggTGTTAATTAAAGTAATTTCAACAATCGATAATTGTATTGTCGTCAATACATGCCACACTGCAAATACAGGTGTATAGCCAGCAAAAGCTGAGATTTTCCAGCACTTTCTACCTAGCATTAGCAAAGGATTATTCACACAATGTTAAGCTAATGCTAATGCTAGTACTGAATGCTAGATAGCAATTGCTTTTGCTAATACTTAATTCTAACAGCTAATGCTTACTTTTTATTCACTTGGCCcattgatttaaactatcactgtctacattgttactcctttctttagacatcatcctaatagtgctgtattttcaaaatcgtCTCATAATGATCTCTTTctgttatctaatattatttgaaatatattaacattttatgtttttttagcttaattctgctacacagtttatttcagtgtttaattaatagttcatagtattttgttgtttaattcgtaaataactcttgtatacatgtaactcttgtctaaatcaaattgttgaattctttgtaagttcatacatatgtatgtatactttttgctggttgagtggaagagaaggccttacagccttaactctgctagctaaaataaattattattattattattattattattattattattattattattataaaattcagtaccgggtctttcccggaggtaaaaggtgttcagagc contains the following coding sequences:
- the Art8 gene encoding protein arginine N-methyltransferase 6 isoform X1 — its product is MEESEETTDYFDSYENLDVHQLMLKDSARIRAYKDAVFLCQEYFRNKVVMDVGAGTGILSVFCAQAGASTVYAVEASNLADMIPKVAEENDFASVIKVLKQKVEDVKLPNDEKVDVIVSEWMGFYLLHEGMLDSVLHARDIHLKAGGKLFPEEAKLWCAPCSLPALYDFWDNVEGVRMHTVGQEWRRQKSQEPQILDVPSSDILADPSKVCSFDLYTCTARDLDSISKRFVLPANREGQYQGLCVWFSCVFPSFDDEDPVVLNTASNAESTHWKQTVVMLPNEQEVEEGTPMAWELKLERSGGNCRHYNIEFTELDPECVQHPVPCMCYMTKCIVMRACLEQSGAWPDGEIGDGDNNDTDADLVS
- the Art8 gene encoding protein arginine N-methyltransferase 6 isoform X2; the protein is MLKDSARIRAYKDAVFLCQEYFRNKVVMDVGAGTGILSVFCAQAGASTVYAVEASNLADMIPKVAEENDFASVIKVLKQKVEDVKLPNDEKVDVIVSEWMGFYLLHEGMLDSVLHARDIHLKAGGKLFPEEAKLWCAPCSLPALYDFWDNVEGVRMHTVGQEWRRQKSQEPQILDVPSSDILADPSKVCSFDLYTCTARDLDSISKRFVLPANREGQYQGLCVWFSCVFPSFDDEDPVVLNTASNAESTHWKQTVVMLPNEQEVEEGTPMAWELKLERSGGNCRHYNIEFTELDPECVQHPVPCMCYMTKCIVMRACLEQSGAWPDGEIGDGDNNDTDADLVS